In Castor canadensis chromosome 11, mCasCan1.hap1v2, whole genome shotgun sequence, a single genomic region encodes these proteins:
- the Cyb5r1 gene encoding NADH-cytochrome b5 reductase 1, whose translation MGIQPSPILLASLGVGLLTLFGLALGTYLVRRSRRPLVTLLNPDEKYLLRLLDKTTVSHNTKKFRFALPTAHHILGLPVGKHVYLSARIDGSLVIRPYTPVTSDEDQGYVDLVIKVYLKGVHPKFPEGGKMSQYLDNLKIGDVVEFRGPSGLLTYAGKGKFNIQPNKKSPPEARVAKKLGMIAGGTGITPMLQLIRAILKVPEDPTQCSLLFANQTEKDIILREDLEELQAQYPNRFKLWFTLDHPPEDWAYSKGIVTADMIREHLPAPGDDVLLLLCGPPPMVQLACHPNLDKLGYSQKMRFTY comes from the exons TGGGCACCTACTTGGTTCGAAGGTCCCGCCGGCCACTGGTCACTCTCCTGAACCCCGATGAGAAGTACCTGCTGCGACTGCTAGACAAGACA ACTGTGAGCCACAACACCAAGAAGTTCCGCTTTGCCCTGCCTACCGCCCATCACATTCTGGGGCTACCTGTGG GCAAACATGTCTACCTCTCTGCCCGAATTGATGGCAGCCTGGTCATCAGGCCATACACTCCTGTCACCAGTGACGAAGACCAAGGCTACGTGGATCTTGTTATCAAG GTTTATCTGAAGGGTGTGCACCCTAAATTTCCAGAGGGAGGGAAGATGTCTCAGTACCTAGATAACCTGAAGATTGGGGATGTGGTAGAGTTCCGGGGCCCAAGTGGGCTACTCACTTATGCTGGGAAAG GGAAGTTTAACATTCAGCCCAATAAGAAATCTCCACCCGAAGCAAGAGTGGCGAAGAAGCTGGGAATGATTGCTGGAGGGACAG GAATCACCCCTATGCTACAGCTGATCCGGGCCATCCTGAAAGTCCCTGAAGATCCAACCCAGTGCTCTCTGCTTTTTGCTAACCAG ACTGAAAAGGACATAATCCTGCGGGAGGACTTAGAGGAACTGCAGGCCCAGTATCCCAATCGCTTTAAGCTTTGGTTCACTCTGGACCACCCCCCGGAAG ATTGGGCCTACAGCAAGGGCATTGTGACTGCTGACATGATCCGGGAACACCTCCCTGCCCCAGGAGACGAtgtgctgctgctgctctgtGGGCCGCCCCCAATGGTGCAGCTAGCCTGCCATCCCAACTTAGACAAACTCGGCTACTCACAAAAGATGCGATTCACCTACTGA